The following proteins are encoded in a genomic region of Bernardetia sp. MNP-M8:
- a CDS encoding DUF3050 domain-containing protein produces MTTSKTDIQTLEEKQNVYIQKIRTEIEPLREQLLHHQVYATISSVEDLKIFLEHHVFAVWDFMSLLKSLQNELTCVQVPWIPKGNPLTRRLINEIVLAEETDQDEEGNAKSHFELYIDAMNDCKADISKITYLIQLLKEWKSVRTALSQIDIAESIKEFVSFSFDVIETKKAHKIAVVFTFGREDLIPDMFTSILRDMKAKSSHDAESIKKLVYYFDRHIELDGDHHSHMSIQMIKELCGDDEAKWNDAIAISKIALQKRIDLWDGILNEIVNGKTSDKL; encoded by the coding sequence ATGACTACTAGCAAAACCGATATTCAAACACTAGAAGAAAAACAAAACGTATATATTCAAAAAATTAGAACGGAGATAGAGCCTCTGCGTGAGCAACTTTTACATCATCAAGTCTATGCAACTATAAGTTCGGTAGAAGATTTGAAGATTTTTTTAGAGCATCATGTTTTTGCTGTTTGGGATTTTATGTCGCTGCTTAAATCACTTCAAAATGAACTTACTTGTGTTCAAGTGCCTTGGATTCCGAAGGGAAATCCTCTTACACGTCGTTTAATCAATGAAATTGTTTTGGCAGAAGAAACCGATCAAGACGAGGAAGGAAACGCAAAAAGTCATTTCGAACTCTACATTGATGCAATGAATGACTGTAAAGCTGATATTTCTAAAATCACTTATTTGATACAACTTTTGAAGGAATGGAAAAGTGTCAGAACAGCCCTTTCTCAAATTGATATTGCCGAATCTATAAAAGAATTTGTTTCCTTTTCATTTGATGTCATTGAAACTAAAAAAGCGCATAAAATAGCTGTGGTTTTTACTTTCGGAAGAGAAGATTTGATTCCTGACATGTTTACTTCTATTTTGAGAGATATGAAAGCCAAGTCTTCTCATGATGCTGAAAGTATCAAAAAACTAGTTTATTATTTTGACCGTCATATCGAATTGGATGGCGACCATCATTCTCACATGTCTATCCAAATGATAAAAGAACTTTGTGGCGACGATGAAGCAAAATGGAACGATGCCATAGCCATCAGTAAAATTGCCCTTCAAAAAAGAATTGATTTGTGGGATGGAATACTTAATGAAATTGTGAATGGTAAGACAAGTGATAAATTGTAA
- a CDS encoding VWA domain-containing protein, which translates to MKLNLRFLFVLLFISAFPLILLSTSAFAQKKQVPQTTRLLFVLDASGSMNSAWEGDTRINIARQILSNMIDSIANVPYVEVAMRVYGHQFNFKQKNCQDSKLEVAFGSRNNDRIRTMLDGLEPKGTTPIAYSLEQATKDFPNDGKDTRNVIVMITDGIEACDGDPCAISRGLQEKGIFLKPFIVGMGIEPKYAKGFECMGRFFNAKTSRQFKGFLQEVVKQTLGKTTVTVELLDEKKQPKEANVHMAFIDQVTQKSRYNLVHFRDKGGKTDELDIDAIPTYDLIVYTTPSIIQKNVEIIGGRHNVIKVMTPQGKLNIEQKGSLDYSTGHSAIVQKKGSNEILVNQQVNEPHNYLIGNYRVEVLTRPTTVFENVQINQGRTTNLKVASPGVVTILNKLSGYGSVYVIKPDGSEEWVMNLPEKGIPRTNFALQPGRYRFVFRSSEANDSSYSKSAFFVLSEGGAYTLDILRM; encoded by the coding sequence ATGAAATTAAACCTACGTTTTTTATTCGTTTTATTATTTATTAGTGCTTTTCCCTTAATTTTATTATCTACTTCTGCTTTTGCTCAAAAAAAACAAGTTCCTCAAACTACTCGTCTCTTATTTGTACTTGATGCAAGTGGAAGTATGAATTCGGCTTGGGAAGGCGATACACGTATCAATATTGCCCGTCAAATTTTGTCTAATATGATAGATTCGATTGCAAATGTACCTTATGTGGAGGTTGCGATGCGTGTCTATGGTCATCAATTCAATTTCAAACAAAAAAATTGTCAAGATTCTAAATTAGAAGTTGCTTTTGGCTCAAGAAACAATGACAGAATAAGAACTATGCTTGATGGATTAGAACCAAAAGGAACAACTCCCATCGCCTATTCATTAGAACAAGCCACAAAAGATTTTCCTAATGACGGAAAAGACACCAGAAATGTAATTGTAATGATAACAGATGGCATTGAAGCCTGTGATGGTGACCCTTGTGCTATTTCAAGAGGTTTGCAAGAAAAAGGAATATTCTTAAAGCCTTTCATTGTAGGAATGGGAATTGAACCCAAATATGCAAAAGGTTTTGAATGTATGGGACGTTTTTTTAATGCCAAAACATCAAGACAATTTAAAGGATTTTTGCAAGAAGTAGTCAAACAAACCTTAGGAAAAACAACTGTAACAGTTGAGCTTTTAGATGAGAAAAAACAACCAAAGGAAGCTAATGTTCACATGGCTTTTATAGATCAAGTCACTCAAAAATCTCGTTATAATTTGGTTCATTTTAGAGACAAAGGAGGCAAAACAGATGAGCTTGATATTGATGCTATTCCTACTTATGATTTGATTGTTTATACTACACCATCAATTATTCAAAAAAATGTAGAAATTATTGGAGGAAGACACAATGTAATCAAGGTAATGACTCCACAAGGAAAGTTAAACATTGAACAAAAAGGCTCTTTAGATTATTCCACTGGACATAGTGCCATTGTTCAGAAAAAAGGCAGCAACGAAATTTTGGTCAATCAACAAGTCAATGAACCCCATAATTATTTGATTGGAAACTATAGAGTAGAAGTCTTGACACGCCCAACTACTGTTTTTGAAAATGTCCAAATCAATCAAGGCAGAACAACAAATCTAAAAGTAGCTTCCCCAGGGGTAGTAACCATTTTGAATAAACTATCAGGCTATGGAAGTGTCTATGTTATTAAACCAGACGGAAGCGAAGAATGGGTGATGAACCTACCAGAAAAAGGAATTCCAAGAACCAACTTTGCACTTCAACCAGGGCGTTATCGTTTTGTTTTTCGTTCTTCTGAAGCCAATGATAGTTCGTATTCAAAGAGTGCTTTTTTCGTTCTTAGTGAAGGAGGAGCATATACCTTAGATATTTTAAGAATGTAG